From Spirochaetales bacterium, one genomic window encodes:
- the fliY gene encoding flagellar motor switch phosphatase FliY: MSDGSLSQDEIDALLQGSDTIELGSDFDTDAGGGEETLSDKEISALRTVLAGAVDSQSSNISMLAGQKITIKKPKVSIKTKDKLVGDLPNDVVEIRADFREGVSGEHSTLLDVKAAIKMASLMLGQDGVELNEMAFSTIGEAISNIISPAITAIGNKINATIVTTPPSVQKLPKTGISLPQGDNFVVVEYQMTVAGQSSRMVDIYSTSLANEIARRLSGADEGPDMKSEVTSDSGQMFQPDAFGTGADNDMGQPFDNIMGSGKGSNQPNVQSVQFPNLQQGANPQEQGNIGLLMDVYMEMTVELGRTKKLIKDILGIGEGTIIELDKLAGEPVDILVNHKLIAKGEVVVIDENFGVRVTEIVSPMERMGDLT, from the coding sequence ATGAGTGATGGTTCTCTTTCCCAGGATGAAATAGATGCCTTGTTGCAGGGATCGGATACGATAGAGCTTGGTTCGGATTTTGATACCGACGCGGGAGGGGGTGAGGAAACCCTTTCCGACAAGGAGATAAGCGCGTTACGGACGGTACTTGCCGGGGCTGTGGATTCGCAGAGTTCCAACATTTCGATGCTGGCAGGCCAGAAGATAACTATAAAAAAACCGAAGGTTTCAATAAAAACAAAGGACAAGCTTGTCGGTGATCTGCCGAACGATGTCGTGGAAATCCGGGCGGATTTCCGTGAAGGGGTGAGCGGAGAACATTCTACTCTTCTCGATGTCAAGGCAGCGATAAAAATGGCGAGTCTGATGCTGGGCCAGGACGGCGTCGAATTGAACGAAATGGCGTTTTCGACGATCGGTGAGGCGATATCGAACATCATAAGCCCGGCGATAACGGCTATCGGCAACAAGATTAACGCAACGATCGTTACCACGCCGCCTTCGGTTCAGAAACTCCCCAAAACGGGGATATCCCTTCCGCAGGGGGATAATTTCGTTGTTGTGGAGTATCAGATGACGGTTGCAGGTCAATCGTCGAGGATGGTCGATATTTATTCGACCAGTCTTGCAAATGAAATTGCCAGACGCTTAAGCGGGGCGGACGAAGGTCCGGACATGAAATCGGAAGTGACTTCGGATTCCGGACAGATGTTTCAGCCCGACGCTTTTGGGACAGGAGCGGATAACGACATGGGACAACCTTTTGACAACATAATGGGAAGCGGTAAGGGATCGAATCAACCGAATGTGCAATCGGTGCAGTTTCCTAATCTGCAGCAGGGGGCAAATCCCCAGGAACAGGGGAATATCGGTCTTCTCATGGACGTCTATATGGAGATGACCGTCGAACTCGGCCGGACAAAAAAACTGATAAAGGATATTCTGGGTATCGGTGAAGGGACGATCATCGAACTCGATAAGCTCGCCGGTGAGCCGGTCGATATACTGGTGAATCACAAGCTTATTGCCAAGGGAGAGGTCGTGGTCATCGATGAAAACTTCGGCGTCCGTGTGACGGAAATCGTATCTCCTATGGAAAGGATGGGGGATCTGACATAG
- the fliM gene encoding flagellar motor switch protein FliM, producing MTEVLSQDEIDQLLTAISSGEVETAEVQQATDQKKIKIYDFKRPDKFSKDQIRTVSIMHETFARLTTTSLSAQLRSLVHVHVASVDQLTYEEFIRSIPNPTTLAVINMDPLKGSAILEIDPAVTFSIIDRLFGGQGEGTKFSRDLTDIEQSVMEGIIVRILGNMREAWSTVIDLRPRLGQIETNPQFAQIVPPTEMVVLVTLETKVGEVEGMMNFCIPYLTIEPIISKLSAQYWYSSVRRGTTTENLNILRERLSKIDVTITAEIGNIDLKVRDVLALRIGDVIRLYSVRVGDPMVLKIGNRRKFLCRPGLVGNKLAVQVTQKLEDAEKQDFEELSTEVEE from the coding sequence ATGACAGAAGTCTTGTCACAGGACGAAATAGATCAGCTGTTGACCGCGATATCCTCCGGCGAAGTCGAAACGGCGGAGGTACAGCAGGCGACCGATCAGAAAAAAATAAAGATCTATGATTTCAAACGTCCGGACAAATTTTCAAAAGACCAGATACGCACGGTATCCATCATGCATGAAACCTTCGCGCGGCTTACCACGACATCCCTCTCCGCCCAGCTGCGAAGTCTGGTGCATGTTCATGTCGCATCGGTCGATCAGCTGACGTACGAGGAGTTCATCCGTTCGATTCCCAATCCGACGACACTTGCCGTCATCAATATGGACCCCCTGAAAGGTTCCGCGATCCTGGAGATCGATCCGGCCGTGACGTTTTCAATCATCGACCGGCTTTTCGGCGGACAGGGTGAAGGGACAAAGTTTTCGCGCGACCTCACCGATATCGAGCAGTCGGTCATGGAGGGTATTATCGTCCGTATTCTGGGCAATATGAGGGAGGCATGGAGTACGGTGATCGATTTGCGGCCGAGACTCGGCCAGATCGAGACGAACCCCCAGTTCGCCCAGATCGTGCCGCCGACGGAAATGGTCGTCCTGGTTACCCTTGAAACAAAAGTCGGGGAGGTGGAAGGAATGATGAATTTCTGCATTCCGTACCTCACCATCGAACCGATTATTTCAAAACTCTCCGCACAATACTGGTATTCATCGGTGCGCAGGGGGACAACCACGGAAAACCTGAATATTCTTCGCGAAAGGCTTTCAAAAATCGACGTCACGATTACCGCAGAGATCGGGAATATCGATCTCAAGGTGAGAGATGTACTCGCACTCCGGATCGGGGACGTTATCCGTCTGTACAGTGTACGGGTGGGGGATCCCATGGTGTTGAAAATCGGGAACAGGCGAAAATTCCTCTGCCGTCCCGGATTGGTGGGAAACAAGCTGGCGGTTCAGGTCACGCAAAAACTCGAAGATGCGGAGAAACAGGATTTTGAAGAACTTTCAACAGAAGTGGAGGAATAG
- a CDS encoding flagellar basal body-associated FliL family protein, which produces MADEEQYLDEERDVQDELDAGKKRGFVPEFLLQVLKWLLIGLAVVIGMVTIAFVTFNILMPGRVPVSPQEQSADYRDVHTLYNFFNNISPIRGLTADDPPKTFIAELTIGYRKGRTAVQTELIDRTDQIENIILLFLGQKKANELRTQDAEELQEQIKNKINHIMVEKVDLVLFKELQAF; this is translated from the coding sequence ATGGCAGACGAAGAACAATATCTCGATGAGGAGAGGGATGTTCAGGATGAACTTGATGCGGGTAAAAAGCGCGGGTTCGTCCCCGAGTTTCTCCTTCAGGTTCTCAAATGGCTGTTGATTGGCCTTGCCGTGGTCATCGGTATGGTGACCATCGCCTTTGTGACATTTAACATTCTTATGCCGGGAAGGGTTCCCGTCAGCCCGCAGGAGCAATCGGCCGACTACAGGGATGTTCATACTTTGTATAATTTTTTTAACAATATCAGTCCGATTCGCGGATTGACTGCGGACGATCCCCCGAAAACCTTTATCGCCGAGCTTACCATCGGTTACAGGAAAGGGCGGACGGCCGTTCAGACGGAACTTATCGATCGCACTGATCAGATAGAAAATATCATTCTCCTTTTTCTCGGACAGAAAAAGGCGAATGAACTCCGTACGCAGGATGCGGAAGAGTTACAGGAGCAGATCAAGAACAAGATCAACCATATCATGGTTGAAAAGGTTGATTTGGTACTCTTTAAGGAATTGCAGGCTTTTTAG
- the motB gene encoding flagellar motor protein MotB, giving the protein MAVARKKRERKEEGSPDWLLTYGDMTTLLLTFFIFMFTLAEIEGSELRMILAAFQGLGSLRGGNTLQEGKLAELGNAIMTLPSMERGRALDKARKRAKSLFQVDVKTEKVRIKEDERGLIISLAADTYFREGSAEIDIEETREVLKNVAKLLKAPELKGTKFRIEGHTDSVPTDPRGEYPTNWELSTARSINVLKYLVQYQVDEKQFQVAGFSDTVPLYSNDTPEGRAANRRVDIVVLTEGHL; this is encoded by the coding sequence ATGGCTGTCGCACGGAAGAAAAGAGAAAGAAAAGAAGAAGGCTCGCCCGACTGGCTTCTGACCTACGGGGATATGACTACCCTTCTTCTCACTTTTTTCATATTCATGTTCACCCTTGCAGAGATAGAAGGTTCGGAACTGCGGATGATCCTCGCCGCTTTTCAGGGGCTGGGCTCGCTTCGCGGCGGGAATACCCTGCAGGAAGGAAAACTGGCTGAACTGGGAAACGCAATCATGACCCTCCCGTCGATGGAACGGGGGAGGGCGCTCGACAAGGCGAGAAAAAGGGCCAAATCCCTTTTCCAGGTCGATGTGAAGACGGAGAAGGTCCGCATCAAGGAGGATGAACGGGGACTCATCATCTCGCTCGCGGCGGATACCTACTTTCGTGAGGGGAGTGCGGAAATCGATATCGAGGAAACCCGTGAAGTACTCAAGAATGTGGCGAAGCTCCTGAAGGCTCCGGAACTCAAGGGAACAAAATTCCGGATCGAGGGGCATACCGATTCGGTGCCGACAGATCCCCGCGGTGAATATCCGACGAACTGGGAGCTTTCGACGGCGCGTTCGATCAACGTACTCAAATACCTGGTCCAATACCAGGTCGACGAGAAACAGTTCCAGGTCGCGGGGTTCTCCGACACGGTTCCCCTTTATTCGAATGATACCCCCGAAGGGAGGGCGGCCAACCGGAGGGTCGATATTGTCGTCCTGACGGAAGGGCACCTGTAA